The following proteins are co-located in the Gorilla gorilla gorilla isolate KB3781 chromosome 18, NHGRI_mGorGor1-v2.1_pri, whole genome shotgun sequence genome:
- the LOC129527692 gene encoding serine/arginine repetitive matrix protein 2-like isoform X6 — protein MRVRWRCFWLLFWLLLGFISHQPTAVINTLADHHHRGTDFDESPWLHIIIEFPRSYEVVITLWTVYLWLSFLKTIFQSENGHDGSTDVQQRAWRSNRRRQEGIKIGLEDICPLRKQVETKVQAKIRKTKVIKKVNHHYKINGKRKTAKKQKMFQRAQELRRRAEDYHKCKIPPSARKPLCNWVRMAAAEHRHSSGLPHWPYLTVETLKNRMGHQPPPPTQQHSITDNSLSLKTPSECPLTPLPPSPPPSADDNLKTPPLATQEAEAEKTPKPERRRAADVQPTPERPRAADVQPSPKPERPRAAEMEPSSPEPERPRVADVEPPPKPERQRAADVQPSPKPERPRAADVQPTPKPERPRAADVQPPPKPERPRAADVQPPPKPERRRAADVEPSSPEPERPRVADVEPPPKPERPRATDVQPSPRGEGPLTCNQHRNPRGGGSLTCNHRRNPRGGGPLICNHRSNPRGQGPLTCNHHHPNPRGGGSLTWKHHRNPRGRGPLTWNCHHPNPRGRGPLTWNHHRNPRGLGPLTCNHHRNPRGGGPLTSNQHRNPRGRGPLTWNHHHPNPRGGGSLMWNHHRNPRGRGPLTCNHRRNPRGRAPLTCNHHHPNPRGGGSLTWNHHRNPRVRGPLTCSHHRNPRVRGPLTWNHHHPNPERRRAADVQPPPKPERPRAADVDPSSPEPERPRVADVEPPPKPERPRAADVQPSPKPERPRAADVQPSLKPERPRAADMEPSSPEPERPRAADMQPSPKPERPRAADVEPSSPEPERPRVGDVEPPPKPERQRAADVQPSPKPERPRANDVQPSPKPERQRAADVQPSPKPERPRAADMEPSSPEPERPRVGDVEPPPKPERQRAADVQPSPKPERPKAADVQPPPKPERRRAADVEPSSPEPERPRAADVQPPPKPERRRAADVQPSPKPERQRAADVQPSPKPERPRAADVEPPPKPERPRAADVQPSPKPERPRAADVEPSSPEPERPSVADVQPSPKPERRRAADVQPPPKPERRRAADVEPSSPEPERPRVADVEPPPKPERPRAADVQPSPKPERPRAADVQPPPKPERPRAADVQPSPKPERPKAADVQPSPKPKRPRATDVEPPPKPERPRAADVQPSPKPERPRAANMEPSSPEPERPRVADVEPPPKPERPRAADVQPSPKPERPRAADVQPSPKPERPRAADMEPSSPEPERPRVADVQPSLKPERRRAADVQPSPKPERPRAADTEPSSPEPERPRVADVEPPPKPERPRAADVEPPPKPERPRVADVEPPPKPERPRAADVQPSSKPERRRATDVQPSPKPERPRAADMEPSSPEPERPRVADVEPPPKPERPRAADVQPSPKPERRRAADVQPTPKPERPRAADVQPTPKPERRRAADVQPSPNPERRRAADVQPTPERPRAADVQPSPKPERPRATDVEPSSPEPKRRRVTDVEPPPKPERPRAADVQPSPKHERRRAADVPPSPKPERRGAADMQPSPKPERPRAADMETSSPEPERPRAADVQPPPKPERPRAADMEPSSPEPERPRAADVQPSPKPERPRAADVQPSPKPERRGAADMQPSPKPERPRAADMEPSSPEPERPRVADVEPPPKPERQRAADVQPTPKPERRRAADVQPSPKPERPRAADMEPSSPEPERPRAADVQPSPKPERRRAADVQPSPKPERPRAADVQPTPKPERPRAADVQPSPKPERRRAADVQPSPNPERWRAADVQPSPNPERPRAADMEPSSPEPERPRAADVQPSPNPERPRAADMEPSSPEPERRRAADVQPSPKPERPRAADMEPSSPEPERPRVADVEPPPKPERPRVADVQPSPKPERPRAADVQPSPKPERPRAADMEPSSPEPERPRVADVEPPPKPERPRAADVQPTPKPERPRAADVQPSPKPERPRAADVQPSPKPEWRRAADVEPPPKPERRRAADVQPSPRGGGPLTCNQHRNPRGGGPLTCNHRQNPRGGEPLTWNHHHPNPRGRGPLTWNHHRNPRDGGSLTCNHRRNPRGRGPLTCNHRRNRRGGGPLTCNHRRNPRGGGPLTCNQHPRGLRPLTCNHHRNPRGEGPLTCNHRRNPRGRGPLTCNHHHPNPRGRGPLTWNHHRNPRGSLTCNHRRNPRGGGPLTCNHRRNPRGGGPLTCNQHTRGLGPLTCNHHRNPRGGGPLTCNQHRNPRGRGPLTCNHHRNPRGRGPLTWNHHHPNPRGGGSLTWNHHRNPRGRGPLTCNHHRNPRGRGPLTCSHCRNPRGRGPLTCNHHHPNPRGGVSLTWNHHRNPRGQGPLTWNHHHPNPERRRVADVEPPPKPERPRAADVQPSPKPEGRRAADMQPSPKPERPRAADVQPPPKPERPRAPDVEPSSPEPKRRRVADVQPSPKPERWRATDVQPSPKPERPRAADMEPSSPEPERPRAADMEPSSPEPERPRVADVQPPRKPKRPRAADVQPSTKPERPRAADVQPSPKPERRRAADVQPTPKPERRRATDVQPSPKPERPRAADMEPSSPEPERPRAADVQPSPKPERPRAADTEPSSPEPERPRVADVEPPPKPERPRAADVEPTPKPERPRAADVQPTPKPERPRAADVQPSPKPERPRAADVQPSPKPERRRAADVEPSSPEPKRRRVADVEPPPKPQRRRAADVQPSPRGREPLTCNHRRNPRGGGPLTCNQHRNPRGQGPLTWNHHHPNPRGRGSVTWNHHRNPRGRGSLTCNHRRNPRGGGPLTCNHRRNPRGRGPLTCNHHHPNPRGGGSLTCNHRRNPRGGGPLTCNQHTRGLGPLTCNHHRNPRGGGLLTCNQHRNPRGRGPLMWNHHHPNPRGGGSLTWNHHRNPRSRGPLMCNHHHPNPGRRRVADVEPPPKPERPRAADVQPSPKPERWRAADVQPPPKPEGPRAADVEPSSPEPKRRRVADVEPPPKPEGPRAADMQPPPKPERPRAADVQPTLKPERPRAPDVEPSSPEPKRRRVADVQPPPKPERPRAADVQPSPRGRGPLTCNQHRNPRGGGPLTCNHRQNPRDRGPLTWNHHHPNPRGRGPLTWNHHRNPRGGGSLTCNHRRNPRGRGPLTCNHRRNRRGGGPLTCNHRRNPRGGGPLTCNQHTRGLGPLTCNHHRNPRGGGPLTCNQHRNPRGRGPLTWNHHHPNPRGGGSLTWNHHRNPRGRGPLTCNHHRNPRGRGPLTCNHCRNPRGRGPLTCNHHHPNPRGGGSLTWNHHRNPRGRGPLTWNHHHPNPERPRAADVQPSPKPERPRAADVQPSPKPERPRAADVQPTPKPERPRAADVQPSPKPERRRAADVQPSPKPEKPRAADVQPPPKPERPRAADVEPSSPEPKRRRVADVEPPPKPERPRAADVQPPPKPERQRATDVQPPPKPERPRAADVQPTPKPERPRAPDMEPPCKLRRPRVADVEPSSPEPKRRRVADVQPPPKPERPRAADVQPSPKPERPRAADVQPTPKPERPRAADVQPSPRGGGPLTCNHRRNPRGGGPLTCNHRRNPRRGGPLTCNHRRNPRGGGPLMCNHRRNPRGRGPLTCNHHHPNPRGGV, from the exons GAAAATGTTTCAACGTGCGCAAGAGTTGCGGCGGCGGGCAGAGGACTACCACAAATGCAAA ATCCCCCCTTCTGCAAGAAAGCCTCTTTGCAACTGG GTCAGAATGGCGGCAGCGGAGCATCGTCATTCTTCAGGATTGCCCCACTGGCCCTACCTCACagttgaaactttaaaaaacaggatGGGCCACCAGCCACCTCCTCCAACTCAACAACATTCTATAACTGATAACTCCCTGAGCCTCAAGACACCTTCCGAGTGTCcgctcactcctcttccaccctcacctccaccctcagcggatgataatctcaagacacctcccttagctactcaggaggctgaggcagaaaaaacacccaaacccgagaggcggagggccgctgacgtgcaaccaacacCCGAGAGGCctagggccgctgacgtgcaaccatcaccgaaacccgagaggccgagggccgctgagatggaaccatcatcacccgaacccgagaggccgagggtcgctgacgtggaaccaccaccgaaacccgagaggcagagggccgctgacgtgcaaccatcaccgaaacccgagaggccgagggccgctgacgtgcaaccaacaccgaaacccgagaggccgagggccgctgacgtgcaaccaccaccgaaacccgagaggccgagggcggctgacgtgcaaccaccaccgaaacccgagaggcggagggccgctgacgtggaaccatcatcacccgaacccgagaggccgagggtcgctgacgtggaaccaccaccgaaacccgagaggccgagggccactgacgtgcaaccatcaccgagaGGCgaagggccgctgacgtgcaaccaacaccgaaacccgagaggcggagggtcACTGACATGCAaccatcgccgaaacccgagaggcggagggccgctgataTGCAACCATCGCAGTAACCCGAGAGGCCAAGGGCCCCTGACttgcaaccatcatcacccgaacccaagaggcggagggtcgctgacgtggaagcaccaccgaaacccgagaggccgagggccactGACATGGAACtgtcatcacccgaacccaagaggcagagggccgctgacgtggaaccaccaccgaaacccgagaggcctaGGGCCACTGacatgcaaccatcaccgaaacccaagaggcggagggccgctgacgtccaaccaacaccgaaacccgagaggccgagggccgctgacatggaaccatcatcacccaaacccaagaggcggagggtcgctgatgtggaaccaccaccgaaacccgagaggcagggggccgctgacgtgcaaccatcgccgaaacccgagaggccgagcgcccctgacgtgcaaccatcatcacccgaacccaagaggcggagggtcgctgacgtggaaccaccaccgaaacccgagagtccgagggccgctgacgtgcagccatcaccgaaacccgagagtccgagggccgctgacgtggaaccatcatcacccgaaccccgagaggcggagggccgctgacgtgcaaccaccaccgaaacccgagaggccgagggccgctgacgtggatccatcatcacccgaacccgagaggccgagggtcgctgacgtggaaccaccaccgaaacccgagaggccgagggccgctgacgtgcaaccatcaccgaaacccgagaggccgagggccgctgacgtgcaaccatcactgaaacccgagaggccgagggccgctgacatggaaccatcatcacccgaacccgagaggccgagggccgctgacatgcaaccatcaccgaaacccgagaggccgagggccgctgacgtggaaccatcatcacccgaacccgagaggccgagggtcgGTGACGtcgaaccaccaccgaaacccgagaggcagagggccgctgatgtgcaaccatcaccgaaacccgagaggccgagggccaatgacgtgcaaccatcaccgaaacccgagaggcagagggccgctgacgtgcaaccatcaccgaaacccgagaggccgagggctgctgacatggaaccatcatcacccgaacccgagaggccgagggtcggtgacgtggaaccaccaccgaaacccgagaggcagagggccgctgacgtgcaaccatcaccaaaacccgagaggccgaaGGCCGCTGATGtgcaaccaccaccgaaacccgagaggcggagggccgctgacgtggaaccatcatcacccgaacccgagaggccgagggccgctgacgtgcaaccaccaccgaaacccgagaggcggagggccgctgacgtgcaaccatcaccgaaacccgagaggcagagggccgctgacgtgcaaccatcgccgaaacccgagaggccgagggccgctgacgtggaaccaccaccgaaacccgagaggccaagggccgctgacgtgcaaccatcaccgaaacccgagaggccgagggccgctgacgtggaaccatcatcacccgaacccgagaggccgagtgtcgctgacgtgcaaccatcaccgaaacccgagaggcggagggctgctgacgtgcaaccaccaccgaaacccgagaggcggagggccgctgacgtggaaccatcatcacccgaacccgagaggccgagggtcgctgacgtggaaccaccaccgaaacccgagaggccgagggccgctgacgtgcaaccatcaccgaaacccgagaggccgagggccgctgacgtacaaccaccaccgaaacccgagaggccgagggccgctgacgtgcaaccatcaccgaaacccgagaggccgaaggccgctgacgtgcaaccatcgccgAAACCCAAGAGGCCGAGGGccactgacgtggaaccaccaccgaaacccgagaggccgagggccgctgacgtgcaaccatcaccgaaacccgagaggccgagggccgctaacatggaaccatcatcacccgaacccgagaggccgagggtcgctgacgtggaaccaccaccgaaacccgagaggccgagggccgctgacgtgcaaccatcaccgaaacccgagaggccgagggccgctgacgtgcaaccatcaccgaaacccgagaggccgagggccgctgacatggaaccatcatcacccgaacccgagaggccgagggtcgctgacgtgcaaccatcactgaaacccgagaggcggagggccgctgacgtgcaaccatcaccaaaacccgagaggccgagggccgctgacacggaaccatcatcacccgaacccgagagaccgagggtcgctgacgtggaaccaccaccgaaacccgagaggccgagggccgctgacgtggaaccaccaccgaaacccgagaggccgagggtcgctgacgtggaaccaccaccgaaacccgagaggccgagggccgctgacgtgcaaccatcatcgaaacccgagaggcggagggccactgacgtgcaaccatcaccgaaacccgagaggccgagggccgctgacatggaaccatcatcacccgaacccgagaggccgagggtcgctgacgtggaaccaccaccaaaacccgagaggccgagggccgctgacgtgcaaccatcgccgaaacccgagaggcggagggccgctgacgtgcaaccaacaccgaaacccgagaggccgagggccgctgacgtgcaaccaacaccgaaacccgagaggcggagggccgctgacgtgcaaccatcgccgaaccccgagaggcggagggccgctgacgtgcaaccaacacCCGAGAGGCctagggccgctgacgtgcaaccatcgccgaaacccgagaggccgagggccactgacgtggaaccatcatcacctgaacccaagaggcggagggtcactgacgtggaaccaccaccgaaacccgagaggccgagggccgctgacgtgcaaccatcgccgaaacacgagaggcggagggccgctgacgtgccaccatcaccgaaacccgagaggcggggGGCCGCTGacatgcaaccatcaccgaaacccgagaggccgagggccgctgacatggAAACATCCTCAcccgaacccgagaggccgagggccgctgacgtgcaaccaccaccgaaacccgagaggccgagggccgctgacatggaaccatcatcacccgaacccgagaggccgagggccgctgacgtgcaaccatcaccgaaacccgagaggccgagggccgctgacgtgcaaccatcaccgaaacccgagaggcggggGGCCGCTGacatgcaaccatcaccgaaacccgagaggccgagggccgctgacatggaaccatcatcacccgaacccgagaggccgagggtcgctgacgtggaaccaccaccgaaaccggagaggcagagggccgctgacgtgcaaccaacaccgaaacccgagaggcggagggccgctgacgtgcaaccatcaccgaaacccgagaggccgagggccgctgacatggaaccatcatcacccgaacccgagaggccgagggccgctgacgtgcaaccatcaccaaaacccgagaggcggagggccgctgacgtgcaaccatcaccgaaacccgagaggccgagggccgctgacgtgcaaccaacaccgaaacccgagaggcctaGGGCCGctgatgtgcaaccatcaccgaaacccgagaggcggagggccgctgacgtgcaaccatcaccgaaccccgagaggtggagggccgctgacgtgcaaccatcaccgaaccccgagaggccgagggccgctgacatggaaccatcatcacccgaacccgagaggccgagggccgctgacgtgcaaccatcaccgaaccccgagaggccgagggccgctgacatggaaccatcatcacccgaacccgagaggcggagggccgctgacgtgcaaccatcaccgaaacccgagaggccgagggccgctgacatggaaccatcatcacccgaacccgagaggccgagggtcgctgacgtggaaccaccaccgaaacccgagaggccgagggtcgctgacgtgcaaccatcaccgaaacccgagaggccgagggccgctgacgtgcaaccatcaccgaaacccgagaggccgagggccgctgacatggaaccatcatcacccgaacccgagaggccgagggtcgctgacgtggaaccaccaccgaaacccgagaggccgagggccgctgacgtgcaaccaacaccgaaacccgagaggccgagggccgctgacgtgcaaccatcgccgaaacccgagaggcctagggccgctgacgtgcaaccatcaccgaaacccgagtggcggagggccgctgacgtggaaccaccaccgaaacccgagaggcggagggccgctgacgtgcaaccatcaccgagaggcggagggccgctgacgtgcaaccaacaccgaaacccgagaggcggagggccgctgacgtgcaaccaccgccaaaacccgagaggcggagagccgctgacgtggaaccatcatcacccgaacccaagaggcagagggccgctgacgtggaaccaccaccgaaacccgagagacGGAGGGTCGCTGACATGCAACcaccgccgaaacccgagaggccgagggccgctgacgtgcaaccaccgTCGAAACCGGAGAggtggagggccgctgacgtgcaaccatcgccgaaacccgagaggcggagggccgctgacgtgcaaccaacacCCGAGAGGCCTACGgccactgacgtgcaaccatcaccgaaacccaaGAGGCgaagggccgctgacgtgcaaccatcgccgaaacccgagaggccgagggcccctgacgtgcaaccatcatcacccgaacccaagaggcagaggaccgctgacgtggaaccaccaccgaaacccgcgagggtcgctgacgtgcaaccaccgccgaaacccgagaggcggagggccgctgacgtgcaaccatcgccgaaacccgagaggcggagggccgctgacgtgcaaccaacacACAAGAGGCCTAGGgccactgacgtgcaaccatcaccgaaacccaagaggcggagggccgctgacgtgcaaccaacaccgaaacccgagaggccgaggtccgctgacgtgcaaccatcaccgaaacccgagaggccgagggccgctgacatggaaccatcatcacccgaacccaagaggcggagggtcgctgacgtggaaccaccaccgaaacccgagaggcagagggccgctgacgtgcaaccatcaccgaaacccgagaggccgagggccgctgacctgcAGCCAttgccgaaacccgagaggtCGAGGGCccctgacgtgcaaccatcatcacccgaacccaagaggtggagtgtcgctgacgtggaaccaccaccgaaacccgagaggccaagggccgctgacgtggaaccatcatcacccgaaccccgagaggcggagggtcgctgacgtggaaccaccaccaaaacccgagaggccgagggccgctgacgtgcaaccatcgccgaaacccgaggggcggagggccgctgacatgcaaccatcgccgaaacccgagaggccgagggccgctgacgtgcaaccaccaccgaaacccgagaggccgagggcccctgacgtggaaccatcatcacccgaacccaagaggcggagggtcgctgacgtgcaaccatcaccgaaacccgagaggtggagggccactgacgtgcaaccatcaccgaaacccgagaggccgagggccgctgacatggaaccatcctcacccgaacccgagaggccgagggccgctgacatggaaccatcctcacccgaacccgagaggccgagggtcgctgacgtgcaaccaccaCGGAAACccaagaggccgagggccgctgacgtgcaaccatcgacgaaacccgagaggcctagggccgctgacgtgcaaccatcaccgaaacccgagaggcggagggccgctgacgtgcaaccaacaccgaaacccgagaggcggagggccactgacgtgcaaccatcaccgaaacccgagaggccgagggccgctgacatggaaccatcatcacccgaacccgagaggccgagggccgctgacgtgcaaccatcaccgaaacccgagaggccgagggccgctgacacggaaccatcatcacccgaacccgagaggccgagggtcgctgacgtggaaccaccaccgaaacccgagaggccgagggccgctgacgtggaaccaacaccgaaacccgagaggccgagggccgctgacgtgcaaccaacaccgaaacccgagaggccgagggccgctgatgtgcaaccatcgccgaaacccgagaggccgagggccgctgacgtgcaaccatcaccaaaacccgagaggcggagggccgctgacgtggaaccatcatcacccgaacccaagaggcggagggtcgctgatgtggaaccaccaccgaaaccccagaggcggagggccgctgacgtgcaaccatcaccgagaGGCAGAgagccgctgacgtgcaaccatcgccgaaacccaagaggcggagggccgctgacgtgcaaccaacaccgaaacccgagaggccaagggccgctgacatggaaccatcatcacccgaacccaagaggcagagggtcggtgacgtggaaccaccaccgaaacccgagaggccgagggtcgCTGACATGCAACcaccgccgaaacccgagaggcggagggccgctgacgtgcaaccatcgccgaaacccgagaggccgagggccccTGACttgcaaccatcatcacccgaacccaagaggcggagggtcgctgacgtgcaaccaccgtcgaaacccgagaggcggagggccgctgacgtgcaaccaacacACGAGAGGCCTAGGgccactgacgtgcaaccatcaccgaaacccaagaggcggagggctgctgacgtgcaaccaacaccgaaacccgagaggccgagggccgctgatgtggaaccatcatcacccgaacccaagagggggagggtcgctgacgtggaaccaccaccgaaacccgagaagCCGAGGGCCGCtgatgtgcaaccatcatcacccgaaccccggaaggcggagggtcgctgacgtggaaccaccaccgaaacccgagaggccgagggccgctgacgtgcaaccatcaccgaaacccgagaggtggagggccgctgacgtgcaaccaccaccgaaacccgaggggccaagggccgctgacgtggaaccatcatcacccgaacccaagaggcggagggtcgctgacgtggaaccaccaccgaaacccgaagggccgagggccgctgacatgCAACcaccgccgaaacccgagaggccgagggccgctgacgtgcaaccaacactgaaacccgagaggccgagggcccctgacgtggaaccatcatcacccgaacccaagaggcggagggtcgctgacgtgcaaccaccgccgaaacccgagaggccgagggccgctgacgtgcaaccatcaccgagaggccgagggccgctgacgtgcaaccaacaccgaaacccgagaggcggagggccgctgacgtgcaaccaccgccaaaacccgagagacagagggccgctgacgtggaaccatcatcacccgaacccaagaggcagagggccgctgacgtggaaccaccaccgaaacccgagaggcggagggtcgctgacATGCAACcaccgccgaaacccgagaggccgagggccgctgacgtgcaaccaccgTCGAAACCGGAGAggtggagggccgctgacgtgcaaccatcgccgaaacccgagaggcggagggccgctgacgtgcaaccaacacACGAGAGGCCTAGGgccactgacgtgcaaccatcaccgaaacccaagaggcggagggccgctgacgtgcaaccaacaccgaaacccgagaggccgagggccgctgacatggaaccatcatcacccgaacccaagaggcggagggtcgctgacgtggaaccaccaccgaaacccgagaggcagagggccgctgacgtgcaaccatcaccgaaacccgagaggccgagggccgctgacctgcAACCAttgccgaaacccgagaggccgagggcccctgacgtgcaaccatcatcacccgaacccaagaggcggagggtcgctgacgtggaaccaccaccgaaacccgagaggccgagggccgctgacgtggaaccatcatcacccgaaccccgagaggccgagggccgctgacgtgcaaccatcgccgaaacccgagaggccgagggccgctgacgtgcaaccatcgccgaaacccgagaggccgagggccgctgacgtgcaaccaactccgaaacccgagaggccgagggccgctgacgtgcaaccatcgccgaaacccgagaggcggagggctgctgacgtgcaaccatcaccgaaacccgagaagccgagggccgctgacgtgcaaccaccaccgaaacccgagaggccgagggccgctgacgtggaaccatcatcacccgaacccaagaggcggagggtcgctgacgtggaaccaccaccgaaacccgagaggccgagggccgctgacgtgcaaccaccgccgaaacccgagaggcagagggccactgacgtgcaaccaccgccaaaacccgagaggccgagggccgctgacgtgcaaccaacaccgaaacccgagaggccaagGGCCCCTGACATGGAACCACCATGCaaactcaggaggccgagggtcgctgacgtggaaccatcatcacccgaacccaagaggcggagggtcgctgacgtgcaaccaccgccgaaacccgagaggccgagggccgctgacgtgcaaccatcgccgaaacccgagaggccgagggccgctgacgtgcaaccaacaccgaaacccgagaggccgagggccgctgacgtgcaaccatcaccgagaggtggagggccgctgacgtgcaaccaccgccgaaacccgagaggcggagggccgctgacgtgcaaccaccgCCGAAACCCGAGgcgcggagggccgctgacgtgcaaccaccgccgaaacccgagaggcggagggccgctgatgTGCAACcaccgccgaaacccgagaggccgagggccgctgacatgcaaccatcatcacccgaacccaagaggcggagtttGA